One Deltaproteobacteria bacterium genomic window, TCCTTCTTGGGGTGGATTACCAGCCGGTGGCCGACGACCGCGTGGAATTATTCCTGAAAAAGATGAGGATCGAATGGGTTACGGTGGAGCCGGACAGTGAGGTGGCCAATAAGAAGATCATCGATACCCGCATCAGGACCAAGACCGGCGCCACCATTATCGGCATTCAAAGAGGTGATGATTTTATCGGCAGTCCGGATGTCGACGAGGTGATACTGCCCGGCGATACGCTCATGATTATCGGGAACCGGGAACAGACAAAAAATGTTGATTCCCTGTGCCATTCATGCACCCTGACGTCGTAGGA contains:
- a CDS encoding cation:proton antiporter regulatory subunit, giving the protein MKIKTGDLPGIGKRYSFETAEGENLVVILHQSGQREMYHFTGSDEDEPDFTLKLSDEEARQLGTLLLGVDYQPVADDRVELFLKKMRIEWVTVEPDSEVANKKIIDTRIRTKTGATIIGIQRGDDFIGSPDVDEVILPGDTLMIIGNREQTKNVDSLCHSCTLTS